From the Desulfovibrio sp. JY genome, one window contains:
- a CDS encoding lactate utilization protein has translation MQAPIETYYAKRLEDVAQALRDNHFKAHVVADAAAARDLFLQEILPAAGAKTVAYGGSGTMLATGLPTDLAAMPDIDVIDTLDKTLTAEQAYERRRQALLTDLFLTGTNAVTEDGMLVNLDMIGNRACAIAFGPRQVVVFVGRNKIVPDLTAAMCRIKEYAAPTNAMRLSKKTPCVRTSRCEDCGSPERICNVWTITEKSFPRGRVTVICINQDLGL, from the coding sequence ATGCAGGCACCTATCGAAACGTACTACGCCAAACGCCTCGAAGATGTGGCGCAGGCCCTGCGGGACAATCATTTCAAGGCCCACGTCGTCGCTGATGCGGCGGCGGCGCGCGACCTCTTTTTGCAAGAGATCCTTCCCGCTGCCGGGGCCAAAACAGTGGCCTACGGCGGTTCGGGCACCATGCTGGCAACCGGCCTGCCGACGGATCTGGCCGCCATGCCGGATATCGACGTCATCGATACCCTGGATAAGACGCTCACCGCCGAGCAGGCCTATGAGCGGCGGCGGCAGGCGCTGTTGACCGACCTCTTTCTCACCGGTACCAACGCCGTGACCGAGGACGGCATGCTGGTCAACCTGGACATGATCGGCAACCGGGCCTGCGCCATCGCCTTCGGCCCCAGGCAGGTCGTGGTGTTTGTCGGCCGCAACAAGATCGTGCCGGACCTGACCGCCGCCATGTGCCGCATCAAGGAATACGCCGCCCCGACAAACGCCATGCGCCTGTCGAAGAAGACGCCCTGCGTGCGCACCTCCCGTTGCGAGGACTGCGGTAGCCCGGAGCGTATTTGCAACGTTTGGACCATCACCGAAAAGTCCTTTCCCAGGGGACGCGTCACGGTGATATGCATCAATCAGGATTTGGGACTGTAA
- a CDS encoding helix-turn-helix transcriptional regulator — protein MMQRHDAAFASSGGFEGFFARASQAADIVSQAELAALLGVHRSAVTQAKKKDAVPKAWVLAVSRKTGADADWLEYGRPARAVEKGAATDDGPYVGVPKVRARLSAGGGSFETRGEVEVVLPFRRDWLRRKGNVSGMVLMDVVGNSMEPDIHHGDTVLIDQGQTSIVAHGVYAVGVEDTVLVKRVEKRPGALVLLSDNRDYAPIVLSGDELDALRVIGRVLWVGREL, from the coding sequence ATGATGCAACGACATGACGCCGCGTTTGCGAGTTCAGGGGGGTTCGAGGGTTTTTTCGCCCGGGCCTCGCAAGCGGCGGACATCGTTTCCCAGGCCGAACTGGCCGCCCTGCTCGGGGTGCACCGTTCGGCCGTGACCCAGGCCAAGAAGAAGGATGCCGTGCCCAAGGCCTGGGTGCTGGCCGTTTCCCGAAAGACAGGGGCCGACGCCGACTGGCTGGAATACGGTCGGCCGGCCAGGGCGGTCGAAAAGGGCGCGGCGACCGATGACGGGCCGTATGTCGGCGTGCCCAAGGTCCGGGCCAGGCTTTCGGCCGGCGGCGGTTCCTTCGAGACCCGGGGCGAGGTCGAGGTTGTTTTGCCGTTTCGCCGGGACTGGCTGCGGCGCAAGGGCAATGTCTCGGGCATGGTGCTCATGGATGTCGTCGGAAACAGCATGGAGCCGGATATCCACCACGGCGACACGGTGCTGATCGACCAGGGCCAGACCTCCATAGTGGCCCATGGCGTCTACGCCGTGGGCGTCGAGGACACGGTGCTGGTGAAGAGGGTGGAAAAGCGCCCGGGTGCGCTGGTGCTTCTAAGCGACAACCGGGATTATGCGCCCATCGTTCTTTCCGGCGACGAACTCGACGCCTTGCGGGTCATCGGGCGGGTGTTGTGGGTGGGGCGGGAGTTGTAG
- a CDS encoding flagellar basal body-associated FliL family protein, whose amino-acid sequence MRRYFALFLLAASLLCGLFAARNAPAQQGGTFARGGTAVYSGIDVNVADGARLARLHLAFEAQCISEEAARMAASPGTREAVLLFLRDQTVAGLSTPLGKRAFKRNLLAVMNKAVGGPRVVRLYFLQFVIE is encoded by the coding sequence ATGCGACGATACTTTGCACTGTTTCTTCTGGCCGCCAGCCTGCTGTGCGGGCTGTTTGCGGCCCGTAACGCCCCGGCGCAGCAGGGGGGGACGTTCGCCAGGGGTGGCACGGCCGTTTACTCCGGCATCGACGTCAACGTCGCCGACGGCGCGCGCCTGGCCCGACTGCATCTGGCCTTCGAGGCCCAGTGCATCAGCGAGGAGGCGGCGCGCATGGCGGCAAGCCCGGGAACGCGCGAGGCTGTCCTGCTTTTTTTGCGCGACCAGACCGTGGCCGGGCTGTCCACCCCCCTGGGCAAGCGCGCGTTTAAGCGCAACCTGCTTGCGGTCATGAACAAGGCCGTGGGCGGTCCGCGCGTGGTGCGCCTCTATTTTCTGCAATTCGTCATTGAATAA
- a CDS encoding MFS transporter has product MGKWTLFVLYAATVSGISSIYAPQPLLPVLASTFGVSESTAGLTITATMLPLGLAPLAYGFFLDAVPARPLIGISLALLAVCAGGLCLAPNFGWFLAVRVGQGLLVPALLTALMTYLATAAPPSQVRRVMAAYIAVTVFGGFFGRFFSGLTAQAFGWRIPFAGLGIFLALCAAACLTLPPDARTAFSPIRLAYAPQVLRKPGFAATYAVVALLFFVFSGMLNLLPFRLGHLSGGYSPLRAGIMYSGYLMGIIVSLTSHRFSKNFGGPTRAMSVGAAIVIAAAAVFSLPAQSAIFASVFVLCSGMFLAHSVAPGVLNGAENEHKGLVNGLYISFYYSGGSLGTYLPGLMLAEFGFFAAAGLLLLSATAATCIALRLRTTAFR; this is encoded by the coding sequence ATGGGGAAATGGACACTGTTCGTGTTGTATGCCGCCACGGTCAGCGGCATCTCCTCCATCTACGCGCCCCAGCCGCTGCTGCCGGTCCTGGCTTCGACCTTCGGCGTGTCCGAGTCCACGGCCGGGCTGACCATCACCGCCACCATGCTGCCCCTCGGCCTTGCCCCCCTGGCCTACGGCTTTTTTCTCGACGCCGTGCCGGCACGCCCGCTGATCGGCATTTCTCTGGCCTTGCTGGCCGTCTGCGCCGGCGGCTTGTGCCTCGCGCCCAATTTCGGCTGGTTTCTGGCCGTGCGCGTGGGGCAGGGCCTGCTCGTGCCGGCGCTTTTGACGGCCCTTATGACCTATCTGGCCACCGCCGCGCCACCGTCCCAGGTGCGACGGGTCATGGCCGCCTATATCGCGGTCACGGTGTTCGGGGGCTTCTTCGGCCGTTTTTTTTCCGGCCTGACCGCCCAGGCCTTTGGCTGGCGCATTCCTTTCGCCGGACTGGGCATTTTTTTGGCCCTTTGCGCCGCGGCCTGCCTGACCCTGCCGCCGGATGCGCGCACGGCCTTTTCGCCCATCCGTCTGGCCTATGCGCCCCAGGTGCTGAGGAAACCCGGTTTTGCCGCGACATACGCCGTCGTCGCCCTGCTTTTCTTCGTTTTTTCCGGCATGCTCAATCTGCTGCCGTTTCGCCTGGGCCACCTTTCGGGCGGCTATTCGCCGCTTCGCGCCGGAATCATGTATTCCGGCTATCTCATGGGCATCATCGTCAGCCTCACCTCCCACCGGTTTTCCAAAAACTTCGGTGGGCCGACCCGGGCCATGAGCGTGGGCGCCGCCATTGTCATCGCGGCAGCGGCCGTTTTTTCCCTTCCCGCCCAGTCGGCGATCTTCGCCAGCGTCTTCGTGCTGTGTTCGGGCATGTTTCTGGCCCATTCCGTTGCGCCGGGCGTGCTCAACGGCGCGGAAAACGAGCACAAGGGACTTGTCAACGGCCTCTATATTTCCTTTTATTATTCAGGCGGGTCGCTTGGGACCTATCTGCCCGGGCTCATGCTCGCCGAGTTCGGCTTTTTCGCCGCGGCCGGGCTGCTGCTCTTGTCGGCCACCGCGGCCACGTGTATCGCCTTGCGGTTGCGTACGACGGCGTTCCGTTGA
- a CDS encoding RNA pseudouridine synthase: MENDDAGVVEAVVPGELAGERLDRAAALVLPDTGLRGRRRLIEAGRLLVDGRSKAAAYRVRAGEKLAARIATRPQGEFRASDVPILFAEAAYAAVAKPAGLHSAAIACGGGQSLEDLLPELFPGRTAMLLSRLDRLTSGIVPVAFDAVAGEGYRRLENAGHVAKTYLAVVHGSLSSPFVVDFRLDMADRAKTRVGRTADPDPLRHTHVAPHRTESGLTLVACRIAKGARHQIRAHLAASGHPLVGDPVYGRGEGTRLYLHCARLESPVLTAANEPPWSLAEAARTVGSDALERNAEKECG; the protein is encoded by the coding sequence ATGGAAAACGATGATGCGGGTGTGGTCGAGGCCGTGGTCCCCGGGGAACTGGCCGGTGAGCGCCTGGACCGGGCGGCGGCGCTTGTGCTGCCGGACACGGGCCTTCGCGGCCGGCGGCGGCTGATCGAGGCGGGACGGCTGCTTGTCGACGGGCGGTCGAAGGCCGCCGCTTACCGGGTCCGGGCCGGGGAAAAACTTGCCGCCCGCATCGCCACGCGTCCGCAAGGGGAGTTCCGGGCCTCTGACGTTCCGATTCTTTTTGCCGAGGCCGCCTATGCCGCCGTGGCCAAGCCCGCCGGGCTCCACAGCGCCGCCATCGCCTGCGGCGGCGGCCAAAGCCTCGAAGACCTGCTGCCGGAGCTTTTTCCCGGCCGCACGGCGATGCTGCTCTCCCGCCTGGACAGGCTCACCTCGGGCATTGTGCCCGTCGCCTTCGACGCCGTGGCCGGGGAAGGCTATCGTCGTCTGGAGAACGCCGGCCACGTGGCCAAGACCTACCTGGCCGTGGTCCACGGCAGCCTCTCTTCCCCGTTCGTGGTGGATTTTCGTCTGGACATGGCCGACCGGGCCAAGACCCGGGTGGGCCGGACAGCCGATCCCGATCCCTTGCGCCACACCCATGTCGCCCCGCACCGGACCGAAAGCGGCCTGACCCTGGTCGCCTGCCGCATCGCCAAGGGGGCGCGACACCAGATCCGGGCCCATCTGGCCGCCTCGGGCCATCCTTTGGTCGGGGACCCGGTCTATGGGCGGGGAGAGGGGACCCGGCTCTACCTGCACTGCGCCCGGCTCGAAAGCCCGGTGCTCACGGCCGCCAACGAACCGCCCTGGTCGCTTGCGGAAGCGGCTCGAACAGTCGGAAGCGATGCGCTGGAAAGAAACGCGGAAAAGGAGTGCGGATAA
- a CDS encoding histidine phosphatase family protein → MPLFRLIRHGQSASNAGHVTDYPDTIPLTDLGHGQAALVASCFRRAPRLIVFSSFDRAVQTATPLCERFPETPVAVWPVQEFTYLAPRRYMGTTRQERGEAVAAYWKRLDPRWHDGDGAESFVNFWDRVEAFMERAAGTRGPVVVFSHGQFLRGVLLRVLSGPLGAQEAMVRFRALRQAVTWPNAAMAVLAFSPSMPLVGPVTAGHLPPEMLST, encoded by the coding sequence ATGCCGCTTTTCCGCCTGATCCGTCACGGACAAAGCGCTTCCAACGCCGGGCATGTGACGGACTATCCCGACACCATTCCCCTGACCGACCTGGGCCATGGGCAGGCCGCCCTGGTGGCCTCCTGCTTTCGTCGCGCGCCCCGGCTGATCGTTTTTTCCTCCTTCGACCGGGCCGTGCAGACGGCAACGCCCCTTTGCGAGCGTTTCCCCGAGACGCCCGTCGCGGTTTGGCCGGTGCAGGAGTTCACCTACCTGGCGCCGCGCCGCTACATGGGCACGACACGCCAGGAGCGGGGCGAGGCCGTGGCCGCCTATTGGAAGCGCCTGGACCCGCGCTGGCATGATGGCGACGGGGCCGAATCGTTCGTCAATTTCTGGGACCGCGTGGAAGCCTTCATGGAGCGGGCCGCCGGGACCCGGGGGCCGGTGGTCGTTTTTTCCCACGGCCAGTTTCTGCGCGGCGTGCTGTTGCGGGTGTTGTCCGGGCCGCTCGGGGCCCAGGAAGCCATGGTCCGCTTCCGTGCCCTGCGTCAGGCCGTCACCTGGCCCAACGCGGCCATGGCCGTGCTGGCGTTCTCGCCTTCCATGCCGCTTGTCGGTCCGGTCACGGCCGGACATTTGCCGCCGGAAATGCTCTCCACATAA
- a CDS encoding flagellar biosynthesis anti-sigma factor FlgM → MTVPESTSRPPGAAPPREDPAARARRIADLKRRVESGTYLIQRYEIIEGLLDALGTDAE, encoded by the coding sequence ATGACCGTACCAGAAAGCACTTCCCGACCACCAGGCGCGGCCCCGCCCCGCGAGGACCCGGCCGCCCGCGCCCGTCGCATCGCGGACCTCAAGCGCCGCGTTGAGTCCGGCACGTACCTCATCCAACGCTACGAAATCATCGAGGGCCTGCTCGACGCGCTTGGCACCGACGCCGAGTAG
- a CDS encoding tetratricopeptide repeat protein, producing MLCVWKTQGSAIVKELVPIFRLIRPARLLLVLLAIAPCWLGAAATEALATDAAQAAVREPQPPQVDPLSPGASGDETAAGQGFRVELAKSAPPAGTMRVGGAASFAARLFDGERELDRENYVCRWRSDSEARFLETEGPFTNTAVFLRPGRQRVWVEVVPRSGPSKGLAAVSAPVELDVAQPAFSLAVTPPSPLVGEETTVAIRDFPIHDGVEFRWDPLPASAKLVRVGERSLTFYPTAAGEIPVRVSATAGAGAGDAADLGASTARVRAKEYTVAVADKGLTGPPATVWREGEGPVAASGVAVRQNVRLLARISPSPHNPPLAYAWSLCPGARARGGTDGREIEASRDALGPCKALVEVRDARGLLLGRGEGGFTVSVSQDELDAAVANARETDRLTRAATDAWEAGDAAGALAAAGQAVRKSPHDAPALTAYDRISRDKARLDDALAKADAALGVDDFGEAAAMLGEAAKVCPRAGAIGAMRQAAAARRAILDKVAKLLADARDKWDAGAVDDALRQTGQALSLDPNHAAAKAERERMVADRDRLLAALKQSASYLAAKRFDSADEALAEARAISPRFPPIAELTRAIAARKDKAWRMDERLARARDQWNAGDVDGALATLTEASNLDPEHAGAAGAKKKLGQARENLALAEDRAEAALRDGKIDATKAALAGAARINPRHARLKQLQAALAHRIDRDRRVAGLASEAARRSAAGDMDGAILALNDLLALVPTDAKATATRDALVRARDAVNEALSRARDALAAGRFDLALGAVAEAQKANPKLPALAGWRDKIQAARKQAETEAASRLATAEKLYAKKDIPGADAALRAAREAGPMPSALAGKARDLSRRIEAGLAREAAARREQANRVQTAAQPSRGADADRRARCAAIGRQAAAKRTQGDHAGAIRDYQSLLNQCPDTCQAYNNVGASLFSLGYAAESLPWFDEAVKCAPDERLYRDNVTLTRKRLAQNHRPDPGKAATCQAAFETAESRRVGGDLSGAMEGYRSVVATCPDFCAAYNNMGLALHKLGQTAQALPLFERALRCNPRDNLFRDNYELTVKRLRTAERRP from the coding sequence CTGCTTTGTGTCTGGAAAACGCAGGGAAGCGCCATCGTGAAAGAGCTCGTACCTATTTTCCGCCTGATTCGCCCCGCCCGGCTGCTGCTGGTGTTGCTAGCCATCGCGCCGTGCTGGCTTGGCGCGGCGGCAACCGAGGCCCTGGCGACCGACGCGGCCCAGGCCGCCGTGCGTGAGCCACAGCCGCCCCAGGTCGACCCATTGTCGCCCGGCGCATCGGGCGATGAAACCGCCGCCGGCCAGGGATTCCGGGTGGAGCTGGCCAAAAGCGCGCCGCCCGCCGGGACCATGCGGGTCGGCGGCGCGGCCTCGTTCGCGGCCCGTCTTTTTGACGGCGAACGGGAGCTGGACCGGGAAAACTACGTCTGCCGCTGGCGCTCCGACAGCGAAGCCCGGTTTCTGGAAACCGAGGGGCCTTTCACCAACACGGCTGTTTTTTTGCGTCCGGGACGCCAGCGGGTCTGGGTCGAGGTAGTGCCCCGGTCCGGCCCGTCCAAGGGGTTGGCGGCGGTTTCCGCCCCGGTGGAGTTGGACGTGGCCCAGCCGGCCTTTTCGCTTGCCGTGACGCCGCCGTCGCCGCTTGTCGGCGAGGAGACCACGGTCGCCATCCGGGACTTTCCGATCCATGACGGCGTGGAATTTCGCTGGGACCCGTTGCCGGCGTCGGCCAAGCTGGTGCGGGTGGGCGAGCGCAGCCTGACCTTTTACCCCACGGCGGCCGGGGAGATTCCCGTGCGGGTGTCGGCCACGGCCGGCGCGGGCGCGGGCGATGCGGCGGATCTGGGCGCGTCCACGGCCCGGGTGCGGGCAAAGGAATACACTGTCGCCGTGGCCGATAAGGGGCTTACCGGGCCACCGGCCACGGTCTGGCGCGAGGGTGAGGGGCCGGTTGCGGCCTCGGGCGTGGCCGTGCGGCAAAACGTGCGGCTTTTGGCCCGGATTTCCCCGTCCCCGCACAATCCGCCCCTGGCCTATGCCTGGAGTTTGTGTCCCGGGGCGCGGGCCCGGGGCGGGACGGATGGCCGTGAGATCGAGGCCTCGCGCGACGCCCTGGGGCCGTGCAAGGCTTTGGTCGAAGTCCGCGACGCCAGGGGCCTGCTTCTTGGCCGGGGGGAGGGCGGGTTTACCGTTTCCGTCTCCCAGGACGAACTCGACGCGGCCGTGGCCAACGCCCGCGAGACGGACAGGCTCACCCGGGCGGCGACCGACGCCTGGGAGGCCGGCGATGCGGCCGGGGCGCTGGCGGCGGCCGGACAAGCCGTGCGCAAAAGCCCCCATGATGCGCCGGCCCTGACCGCCTATGACCGCATCAGCCGCGACAAGGCCCGTCTGGATGACGCCTTGGCCAAAGCCGACGCGGCCCTTGGCGTGGACGATTTCGGCGAAGCGGCGGCCATGCTCGGCGAAGCGGCCAAGGTCTGCCCCCGGGCCGGGGCCATCGGGGCCATGCGCCAGGCGGCGGCCGCCCGTCGCGCGATCCTGGACAAGGTGGCGAAACTGCTGGCCGACGCCCGGGACAAATGGGACGCCGGCGCGGTGGACGACGCCTTGCGGCAAACCGGCCAGGCCCTTTCCCTCGATCCGAACCATGCCGCGGCCAAGGCCGAGCGCGAACGCATGGTGGCCGACCGCGACAGGCTGCTCGCCGCGCTCAAGCAATCCGCCAGTTATCTTGCGGCCAAACGCTTCGACAGCGCCGATGAGGCGCTGGCCGAGGCGCGGGCCATAAGCCCCCGTTTCCCGCCCATCGCTGAGCTGACGCGGGCCATTGCCGCCCGCAAGGATAAGGCCTGGCGCATGGATGAGCGTCTGGCTCGGGCCCGGGACCAGTGGAACGCCGGGGACGTCGACGGGGCCTTGGCGACGCTGACCGAGGCGTCCAATCTTGATCCCGAACATGCCGGCGCGGCCGGGGCCAAGAAGAAGCTGGGCCAGGCCCGGGAAAATCTCGCGTTGGCCGAGGATCGGGCCGAGGCGGCCTTGCGTGACGGGAAAATCGACGCCACCAAGGCGGCCCTGGCCGGTGCGGCCAGGATCAACCCGCGCCATGCGCGCCTGAAGCAATTGCAGGCGGCCCTGGCTCACCGGATCGACCGCGACCGGCGTGTGGCCGGGCTCGCTTCCGAGGCCGCGCGCCGCAGCGCCGCCGGCGATATGGACGGGGCGATTCTGGCCTTAAACGACCTGCTGGCTCTGGTCCCGACCGACGCCAAGGCGACGGCGACCCGTGATGCGCTGGTGCGCGCCCGCGACGCGGTCAACGAAGCCCTTTCCCGGGCCAGGGACGCCCTGGCCGCCGGCCGCTTCGACCTGGCCCTCGGGGCCGTGGCCGAGGCGCAAAAGGCCAATCCCAAACTGCCGGCCCTGGCCGGCTGGCGCGACAAGATCCAGGCCGCCCGGAAGCAGGCGGAAACCGAGGCTGCATCGCGTCTGGCCACGGCGGAAAAGTTGTACGCCAAAAAGGACATCCCCGGGGCGGACGCGGCCTTGCGCGCGGCCCGGGAGGCAGGGCCCATGCCGTCGGCCCTGGCCGGCAAGGCCCGGGACCTGTCCCGGCGCATCGAGGCCGGGCTGGCCCGCGAAGCGGCCGCCCGTCGCGAGCAGGCCAACCGTGTCCAAACGGCCGCCCAGCCCTCCCGTGGCGCCGACGCCGACCGCCGCGCGCGGTGCGCCGCCATCGGCCGGCAGGCCGCGGCCAAGCGGACCCAGGGGGATCACGCCGGAGCCATCCGCGACTACCAGTCCCTGCTCAACCAGTGTCCCGACACCTGCCAGGCCTATAATAATGTCGGGGCCTCGCTTTTCTCCCTGGGCTACGCCGCCGAGTCCCTGCCCTGGTTTGACGAGGCGGTCAAATGCGCGCCGGACGAGCGGCTTTACCGGGACAATGTGACGCTCACCCGCAAGCGGCTGGCCCAAAACCATCGTCCCGATCCCGGGAAAGCGGCGACCTGCCAGGCCGCTTTTGAAACCGCCGAATCCCGGCGCGTGGGCGGGGATCTCTCCGGGGCCATGGAAGGCTACCGCAGCGTGGTGGCGACCTGTCCGGATTTTTGCGCCGCCTACAACAACATGGGCCTGGCCCTGCACAAGCTCGGCCAGACGGCCCAGGCGCTGCCGCTTTTCGAGCGGGCGCTTCGCTGCAATCCCAGGGACAATCTTTTCCGGGACAACTACGAGCTGACGGTGAAGCGGCTGCGCACGGCCGAGCGGCGGCCCTGA
- a CDS encoding HDOD domain-containing protein, protein MVRCNVSELREGMVLAEDVLTAGGRFLMPKGTTLDHGHLKSLQAWNLSAVSVAAEATPSAPGASDDGAVAAREAAETVVRERLCRLDCEHEAGRVLWRLALERETRHRLAGEAVSPGQGESGPHHPGDGTVGRPEELPPPLSSPEALLRDEPKLVSPPEVYLRINDVLRDPKSTVEDAAESIRHDPSLAAKLLRLVNSSFYARTLRAVRGRFPAKVDSLSRAVMVVGGRQLATLALGVSVLPLFQDIPPHWVNMRVFWEHSVGCAAAAQAIAGACSRGNPETAFVAGLLHDIGRIIVFKQASTHMAAAMRQAADAREPLYKAERDLLGFDHAELGGHLLHKWQFPANLEKMVRYHHDLGEPLFIDEPAVIHLADCVATAMGWGASGNRHAPPLDPAAWQALGLTGEELAGLVPAMEARLAETMHSFFPDRDGRA, encoded by the coding sequence TTGGTCAGATGCAACGTTTCCGAATTGCGGGAGGGCATGGTCCTGGCCGAGGATGTGCTCACAGCCGGCGGGCGTTTTCTCATGCCCAAGGGGACGACGCTTGACCACGGCCACCTGAAGTCCTTGCAGGCCTGGAACTTAAGCGCCGTATCCGTGGCCGCCGAGGCCACGCCTTCTGCGCCCGGGGCCTCGGACGACGGCGCGGTCGCGGCCAGGGAAGCGGCCGAAACCGTCGTGCGGGAGCGACTTTGCCGGCTCGACTGCGAGCACGAGGCCGGACGGGTGCTGTGGCGTCTGGCCCTGGAACGGGAGACGCGCCACCGGCTGGCCGGAGAGGCCGTATCCCCCGGTCAGGGCGAATCCGGGCCGCACCACCCGGGTGACGGCACCGTGGGCCGCCCGGAAGAGCTGCCGCCGCCGCTGTCCTCGCCCGAGGCGCTTTTGCGCGACGAGCCCAAGCTTGTCTCGCCCCCGGAAGTCTATCTGCGCATAAACGACGTCCTGCGCGACCCCAAAAGCACCGTCGAGGACGCAGCCGAAAGCATCCGCCATGACCCGAGTCTGGCCGCCAAGCTCCTGCGGCTGGTCAACAGTTCCTTTTACGCCCGCACCCTGCGGGCCGTTCGCGGCCGCTTTCCGGCCAAGGTGGACAGCCTGTCCCGGGCCGTGATGGTGGTCGGTGGCCGCCAACTGGCCACGTTGGCTCTTGGCGTGTCCGTGCTGCCGCTTTTTCAGGACATTCCCCCCCACTGGGTCAACATGCGCGTATTCTGGGAGCACAGCGTGGGCTGCGCCGCCGCCGCCCAGGCCATTGCCGGGGCCTGCTCCCGGGGCAATCCCGAAACGGCCTTCGTGGCCGGGCTGCTCCACGACATCGGCCGCATCATCGTGTTCAAGCAGGCCTCGACCCACATGGCGGCGGCCATGCGCCAGGCCGCCGACGCCAGGGAACCGCTATATAAGGCCGAACGCGACCTGCTCGGCTTCGACCACGCCGAACTCGGCGGGCATCTGCTCCACAAATGGCAGTTCCCGGCCAATCTGGAAAAGATGGTCCGCTACCACCACGACCTCGGGGAGCCGCTTTTCATCGACGAGCCGGCCGTGATCCATCTGGCCGACTGCGTGGCCACGGCCATGGGCTGGGGGGCCAGCGGCAACCGCCATGCGCCGCCGCTCGATCCCGCCGCCTGGCAGGCGCTGGGGCTGACCGGCGAGGAATTGGCCGGGCTGGTGCCGGCCATGGAGGCGCGCCTGGCCGAAACCATGCACAGTTTTTTTCCGGACAGGGACGGGCGGGCATGA